DNA sequence from the Sediminispirochaeta bajacaliforniensis DSM 16054 genome:
TCCAGACTCATCTTCGACTTCGGCATTGAGCAACTGAAGGTGAAAAAACTGAGTATCGGCTGGAGGATCAGATGACCAAAGTAGTACGATTTACCAAAATACGGTACCTCATGTTTGCAATCTCCCTGTCCCTGATTCTTGCCGGTATTGTCGGCACGATTTCCCTGGGCGGTTTTAATCTTGGTATTGATTTTCAGGCGGGATTAAGCCAGCGGGTACAGATTGCTCCTGTGGGGTTTACCCTTTCGTATACCGGATCCGGAGCGGCCACCCTCGATATCAACAACGGTACCGCTGTTCTGGAGGTTCGTGGTGATGAGGGGGTCACAAAGCATCGATTCGCTCTCGCCGATTATTCGACGATTAAGGCCCTTGCGGATGCGCTGAACGGCATAGACGGCATTACCGCCTCTGCGCAGAGGCCCTCTGCCAGGCCCTCATCCATTGCTACGGGTCTTGATTTTCCCCTTTCGCTTTCGACTGAGGCACAGGGGGTCAATGTTTCCCCGGATGGCACTGAGTCGGCCGTTGAAATTAATCAGATTCGAGATGCTTTAGCCGCCTTTGAAAATCCTCAGGTCCAGGTAGTAGGGGATCCTGCCCGTCAGGAATTCCTACTGAGAATCGCCGATCCTGCGGGTGGAAATAAGGATGCCTACGAAAAGAAGATTGTTTCCGACCTTGAAAATGCCTTTGGCGATGGTACTGCCGTGGTAAAGCAGTCCGATTATGTCGGCCCTCGGTTCAGTCAGGACCTTGCAAGCCAGTCTGTTACGTTGACCATCCTTGCCCTGGTGCTTATTCTCATCTACATCTGGGTCAGGTTTCGGTTC
Encoded proteins:
- the secF gene encoding protein translocase subunit SecF, coding for MTKVVRFTKIRYLMFAISLSLILAGIVGTISLGGFNLGIDFQAGLSQRVQIAPVGFTLSYTGSGAATLDINNGTAVLEVRGDEGVTKHRFALADYSTIKALADALNGIDGITASAQRPSARPSSIATGLDFPLSLSTEAQGVNVSPDGTESAVEINQIRDALAAFENPQVQVVGDPARQEFLLRIADPAGGNKDAYEKKIVSDLENAFGDGTAVVKQSDYVGPRFSQDLASQSVTLTILALVLILIYIWVRFRFGFAISSITALVHDVLIMLGFIGVFRLEVSTTTIAAVLTIVGYSLNDTIVVFDRIRENMGLMKDRPMDVIIDTSITQSLSRTLMTSLTTLLAVLALYFFGTGAIKDFALNLIVGIVVGTYSSIFIASPVLLGITRASDKRKAKKLHVHTQSTGPKGAALSTDSSVSGEESPDAVSGPVEIPKADRKLKGKRQQKRKK